One segment of Triticum aestivum cultivar Chinese Spring chromosome 2A, IWGSC CS RefSeq v2.1, whole genome shotgun sequence DNA contains the following:
- the LOC123185405 gene encoding uncharacterized protein: MVHNLLATEERDDAHYSFLQVKKGYVLITRIGSITSYKNQYGQHRSGTQEQLGTHVAANDMCALDEWPTRVEGQRAVCLYVRGAWGLVESESVGCFGSKCCWDIFFLLWPIYIGIGRVKIPGWAAAHPGHPVAPPLMAIPCSPQQCTTIE, translated from the exons ATG GTACACAACTTGCTCGCTACAGAGGAAAGAGATGATGCACATTACTCCTTTCTGCAAG TAAAGAAAGGATATGTTCTCATAACAAGGATTGGAAGTATAAcatcttacaaaaaccaatatGGACAACACAGATCTG GAACTCAAGAACAACTTGGTACTCATGTAGCTGCTAATGACATGTGTGCACTGGACGAATGGCCAACTCGGGTAGAGGGCCAGCGCGCTGTATGCCTATATGTGCGTGGTGCCTGGGGTTTGGTTGAGAGCGAGAGCGTTGGTTGTTTTGGGTCAAAGTGTTGTTGGGACATTTTTTTCCTTCTCTGGCCCATCTATATAGGTATAGGCCGGgtcaaaatcccagggtgggccgcggcccaccctggccaccctgtaGCTCCGCCACTGATGGCCATCCCATGCTCGCCGCAACAGTGCACAACTATAGAATG A